The Calypte anna isolate BGI_N300 chromosome 3, bCalAnn1_v1.p, whole genome shotgun sequence genome segment AAGTTTCTGAGCATACTATAGCACAGAAGCACAATGGTTTCTGTGTGGGAAATCAACACACCACTGTAGCTCTTTGTGCTCTGCAATGAACACTTGAGCAGTTCTGTCTTCTCTACAAAACTGAagatttgttttgcttggtccttttccttcctcacagCTTTTTAACTCCAGACACTTCTCTTCACTATTACATACATAAAAGATTTGTATTAATAAAGATTTAGATTATATAAAGTATTTTGAGTCGGGAAATAAGACTTCTAGTTCATTTTTCAGACTGATTACAATTGCATTTTATTAGAAGGCCCAGGCAATACAAAAGTTTCTTGCCCATTAccagaaagctttaaaaaatgaagctttcctATAACTCGTTTGTTTTCTATCTGGTTCAATATAAGCTTCTTGCATAAGGACTACTGCTCTCCCTGTACTGACCATTAAGAAGCATAAGCAACACACCACTAGTGATGCCTCAGTAAGTCAATATACTACACATTCCTATTTAATGTTATAAGGAAAACTTAAATTAATGCACTATATAATGCAATTATTGCAATACATAATTACCTAAGCTCTACTTGGTTTTACAAAATAACTGAACTGTCACTGTTGGAACAATCCCCTAAGACCACCATATCCAACCATCAACAACCTCCTGtcccccaaaaaccaaaccaaccaataaaaaaatttaCCACCATACCCACTAAAAGTATGTCCTGAAATGCCTCgtttacatgttttttaaatacttccagggatggtgattccaccaccacCCTGAGATTTTAGCAGTAATGGAAAAGAATGTTTACAAAATAAAGGctcaaaacatttaatttatattcAATTGTAACCAATTCAGTATATTTTACCAAAAGATGGtgcactgaaaaacagaacTCATCAGTTTCTTTAGCTCTTTGCCACTATGGCTGtcaaaataaatctgcaaaTTTCCCTGATACAGACTTtgtctctttttccccccaatcTTATAGTTAAACCGAAAAAACTTCTCACTATGGTGAAAAGTAAAACTACTTTTGATTAGCTATCTTACACAGAAATATGTCTTTAAGCACTGTATTTTTAGTTACGTGTTGCCAATAAAAAAGCTACTGAGACCACTACAATTGTTGCAATTACTGCAtcatttaaaatgcataatgTTATCCTGGATAATTTTAAGGTTAGATATCTAGCACCAACTGGATAGAAGGTAAAAAACACCACAGGAAAACCAAATAGGTGTGTCTGAAATAATGGCTAAGATATCTTaagttttttaatttccagacaCCTTTATACTGTCATCTTTTAAATGAGAATGCTTGTTAATGGGACTCCAGTGACAGCTGTATTTACAATGGTGAAACCAGTGCCTCCACAGAGTTAGGCAGCACTTACAGCAATACACACTTGCTGCTACTCCACTCCTGCAACACTTCACAAGCTGGCTCACAGTGTTTCCTTACATGGGTTCTCCATGAGAGACAGGACAGAAGCCATTTGAAATTCCTCCCAATGCGAGCCCAGAGATATAGAGCTGAGGTAGTAATTTTGTTGACTGTACAGATGGGGCTTGTAGTTAAGCACAGTAACTGAAGTTATAGGATTATACATGGCATTAGAAACACTGGAAATGTGCGTGGTGTATTTCAAGAGATTATTTGGTTTATACTGAGCTATGATGAGTATCAATGATCCAACaacaaaatgcacaaaaataatGCACGTTTATAAATTATAAGAACTAGGAAAGATTATGAGCTTAGAAGCAAAATATACCTTCAAAACACAGAATTCAAGTATGTTCTGTGAatagttctttatttttctcctagCTCTTAAATTATGTTATATGCTGTTATGAACAAAATTACAAAGTAGGTAAATTTTATGTTTACAATATTGTAATGTAGTGACTCAATTTAGTTTTCTCTCCATAACTGctggtaatttttcttctagGCTGTCTCAGATtactttcctttccctcctcaggGTTTTCCACCTTCCTCAGCAACATTATAATAAATCTGGAATGCAGGAGATCATTTTTATCTCCTACTGAAGAGTGGGAAATCACACCAATCTAAACTTTGTTCTTAATGCAGGTATTTGTCAGAAGCCTAGCAGAACTACCACCCTGCCTAGACAGACACGTTTTCCTGTTCTACAATCCGATCTTTACTAAAGAAAAGTCAACATAGTAGTAGGTAGGTTTAGAAACAGCATGGACATTCCTTAACCATGGAAACGATCTACttgcagaaaaaatataatctaaTAGGTAAGTAATCTATGGCATTCTTGAACATTGACATAATACATTCTATTAAATACTGATTTACATCTTTTGCATGCATAACCATGGCTATTTGGTACTTAGAGATAAGATGAAGTCTAACACAGAGATACTCATGTCTTCAAGAGCATgcaggtggtgagacactggaacaggttgcctagatAAGTTGTGGATGGCCCTCCCCGAAGTATTCAGGCTCAGGTTGGATAGGGCTCTTCCTAGTCTTGTATAAGTGGTTGAATCACTCTCCTGGCTCCTTTATTGCAACCTGAGGAATAGCCAGTTCTAACAGGAGTGATGCTTTGGGTTACTAGGCCTTTTTTCATACTCGGTGTACAGCTTGAGATACTTTAAGTATACAAGATACAAATCTGAATTCTTACAGGCTAAGGTGCACTTAAAACCTGTATCTTCTACTTCATCAGCATTCAGCTGGGATCAGTAGTGGATGAATTTAGGCATTAGCTATCCCAAAATTACATACAGTGCTCATAAACATGTTACAGTCTATGTATGTTATTATCTGTATTTAATGGAGTAAGCCTATCCTGGGATTTAGAGAGAAGGcaagatgtatttttaacttGCTGCTGTGTCAGAAACACATTCAAGCCTGAGTAAAGCATCCAGTTCCACACCTAGGATAATCCTGGCATAGAGTGGTCAGGTAAGGGTTACGATAGTTAGAGAATGTGAGGTGGTCATTGGAACAcaggctttttttaattaactcttCTCTTTTAAGACTATGAACACTATGCCTTCTGCATATATACTCTTCCTGCTAATACTTGTTTGAAAAGTGACCTGTCAGTTTGGCTTAATGTCGAAAGAAATAGGTTTTTGTTTGTCATACACATAACACATTTTCAACTTAATTGGTTATTGAGACTTTCAGTCTGTCTCTAGACTTTTTTTGGTTCACAGGTTAATCAACTTCCAGAGATGAACAGATTTTAGATGTCCATCTTGTAGTGACCACATCTGACCGCTGCATTACAATTAGAGCAGCTACAATCTTGTACATCAGAAACTAATAAATACTGAATCAtgtagtgtttttttcttaagtgaCTGTAAAGTGGAgaattgcttttttcccctagaGAAGAGTAGTGTAGCACACTGGTACCTTCCTGTGACAGTATTACAGAAGGCTGATGACATCCAACTGTATAAGCCTATCATTTGGTCAACAGGAACGCTGAAAGTAACAGCTAACACTTTAAAAGAGTAAGTTTCCTATTAGTCATCAGCCTTCAGCTCTCCCATTTCCCAAGGTGCTATCAGCTATGAACATTATAGCAGTAATTGAATTCATTTTTTATGATCATTGCAGGCCTTTACTGTAATATACAGAGTCTGCTACTGGCGTTATCATAATTTTACTTACTTCAAGATTAGATTAATGCAGTAAAACTTCACCTTAACAGAGAAGCTTTTGGAGAACATTACAGGCTACATAGAAGAAGGGCTACCTAGATGAAAATGTAAGAGTTAAAGACTTCTGCTTGTGTCCAGATTCAAGGTAAGGCCTTGGGTAGCTGCTGGAAGAACAGCACAGGACTTTGACAGAAACCAAGACAAAACCTGCTCCTCCACCCCCAATATCAGTACCACACCACTTTTCTCCCCCTTACCTGCAGGACCTGTTTATCCAACCCTGTGCTCCACCCCTCAGTTCTTCCCCCATGGGAAAGCTGCAAAGTTCAAAGGAGTGCAAGAGTTTTCTGGTGCCTCTGTAGGTCAGCCTGTAGACACACCACTCCTGATGGGAAGCTATGCTTTCTCCGAGGTCTTTAACCAGGAATTCTTACAACACGCCTTTCCAGGACATGGAAGCATGGTAAGGTAGAGGCAGAGAAAAGAACTTCAGGTATGCTAAGAAGGGGGTTTTAGGTAGCTTGTTTTTCCTGTATACTTGGTGAAGAAAGAGATCATGTTGATTTGGTTATTGAAAACTAATGGTATTATCTCTATTTTGTTAATGCATTCAGCTTTTGCAAGGGCATTTTCCCAAtgacttttcattaaaaactttaaaactctGAATTGACATCAAGTATTGGAATTGTTCTTAAGTCACTTATGCCCACCTACACAGGAACCTTCAGTGCATATCTTTGAGCTCTTGCACTGTTCACACTGAGAGAATAATTCAGATTAACACAGAACAAACTAGAGCTTGAATTTTGCATTGCACTGTGTGAGTGATTCCTCTGTAACTGGTAGAGTCCCCATCTTATTCTCTGGTACATGAGTGGAAAATAGCTATGGATAAGCTATATAGTTCCTGTTAGTAGGGAAGATAACTGATAGTTACTGCACACAGCTTATGCCGATATTTTTTGTATCATGGGGTTGTTTTTCCTGCTGGTATTCAAACATTTGTAGCACTTTATATACAGGAAACAATAACGAAGTGGTATGGGAACAGCAGCACCAAACCTGCTGAAAAAGTCTCCATATGCTATTTTTACTCAGAGAATCAGCAGTCTAGAACAGTTATTCTAATATTACCTGAGTTAATCTAATTTTAAGATAAAAGCCTAACAGATGCCATTAATGAAAATGAAGGATTTGATACCAGGTCTTTTCAGGGTTAAAAAGAGCCTTCACTCACTAGTTAAAAATTAGCAACCAGCTACAAGAATGCATCAGACTGTTCTACACCAAATAAAAGGATGGTAATTTTTAAGGGAAATAAGGCTGTGCTTTAGCTTGCGACAATTTTAAAACATggctggaaaaaagcaaacacaatcTTAACAATCTTGTTACTAAATAGAAATGGTAATGTTTCATCATCCAGAGCCATACTGCAGTGTGCTTTGGGTATGTTACCCATGGATTAAGAATCtatgtttaaaaacacaaatgGTTTATAACACTGCTACTCTTTCTTTAGTAACAAAGATATCACCCTGCTGAAtacatatttcttaaaataaccGAAACAAGAAATCTGACTTATCTTACCtaattcagtaattttaaacaaaaccctgaaatgaaatacaaattctTATGTCCAAATATGTTCTCCATGTTTGAAGGGCAAAGATACAATAAACATGACAAGGAATGTAATAATGCAAAGCATTTTTCCTGTCAAGAGAACTAGTTTCTGTAAATCTTGTGAATGCACATTTTTCAGGAGAAGCAGAGTAACACTGCTTGACAATATCCAGCAAAACTGAACACCTGTCAAGACAACAACATCTGTActtctttttaagttttgaaaGTGCTCGTCATTTTAACCTGATCAataaaattttttcaaatactccgcagtaagtaaaaaaaaaattgaatttttacaGAACTTCAAGCAACATCTAGAGACTTTCTACCTAGTCCtattaaaaatggctttttagtGAAATAAGTGAAGATGGAAGTGATTTTCATCTAGCTTTACCATATAAACTCTATCAGGCTGCTGAAAATCGGAGCAAAGCTTTctcaataataaaaatcaaacaaaaacaccaagtAAGTGCGTGGGAAAGGCGCGGACCAGGAGGAATACATACAAGCAACCGCGTCGCGCTGCTATGCCTCTGCGCCTGCAATGGATGCAGCACGTTAACTTTGGTTCCGGCTGCCGGATACTGCTGCTCCCATCACGGCTCCCATCCAAACCCGCCAAACAAGCCACGACTGATGCCAAAACACGGCGCGGCCCTGTAAGCAAAAAAGGCCGTGTAACTGCCAGCCGGCGAGGCTTGGGCTGGGGAGGCAGCGCCGCGACCGCGACACAGAAGCCGACCCAGGCTGCCGCGGGGCGCCGAGAGGGGGGCCCGTTAGGCTGGGATACGGCGCCGAGCAGCGCCTGTGACAAGCGCGGGCTGCCGTTGTCGCTGCAGGGTTGGGAGGCCAAGGCGTGAGTAAGGCTGGGCCACCGCCCGCAACGCTCCTTCGCCCCCGGCAGCAAACGCCCGGCCCGCTCCGCACCCCTCAGAGACCGAAGGCAGACGCTAAAGCGCTCCGGCAGCACGCGGGCTCGCGCCGCCCGGCCGACAGACGGGGAAGAGGCCTGAGGGGAGAGCAGCTCCCCACCACCCCCGCTTCTCCTCGTCGTCACTCCCCTCTCCCCGCGGGGCCGGTTACAGCTCGTTACCGGGGCGCTCCCCCAGCCCCGGTACCTGGGCCCCCGCGTCGCATTTCTCTTCCTGACCCCGCAGTCGCGTTACCGATTAGAAATCGCTCCTCGCGCCGCTCAGCCACCCGCACCACCCACCGCCCGCGAGCGCATGCGCGGCGCAACCAACCGCCGCCCAACCAACCGCCCAACCGCCGCCGCAACCCCCGACCCCACCTCCCGGACCCCACCCCGCTCCGCCGCGCGAGGCGGCGGCCACGCCAAGCGGCACCGGGGCTCTCAACGGACGGCGCACGCTCCCCGCGGCCGCGCCCCGCACCCCGCCCTCGGGGGCGCACGTGaccccgccccgcccctccccccCATACCCCCTCCTCCTgaccccccccatccccccaaGCCCCGGTCACGCCGTAGGTGCGGTACCGCCGCTCTGTTCAGAGGAGTTCCGTGCGCGCGCCGGCTCCAGCGGGGCGGGAAGGGGTGGGACAAGCGTGAGGGAAAGCgtgtgggagctgctgcacGAGACGTTGCGCGCCCGAGCGCCTGCGCTGCCTGTCTACGCGCAGACGCCCCGAGGGAGCGCAGTcggggggaaggggagaaaccCCCCTTCAGCCCGGCGGCGGcgcccctttccctccccaccctccgCCCCGGGCCCCCGGAGCGGAAAGGGAGCGACAGCTAGCTCCGCCAAGcggcgctgccgccgccgctgccaGCCGCCGAGTGACGGCCGCTCCGCCCCTGGGCCCGCCCCCTGGCATGTACCCACCCCCGCGggctctgccccctcccctcctcctgccgccgccgctgctgctgctgctgctgccagcgCAGCCTGAACTGAAGCGAACTCCGGAGCGAACTGAGGAGAAGtgaggaggcggcggcggagCCGAGACTCACCAGCCACaggcagcggcggcggcggcagcagcgggagggcgggcgggcgggagggAGGCGGAGAGGAGGACACACCAGGCGCAGCGCGGCGGCAACAACAGCGGCGGCGGCAACAGCGGAGAGATACCGGCGGCGGCTCCTCGGAAGCGGCAGCCGCGCCAGCagcgcccgcccgccccgctcgtcccctccctcccccgccGCGGAGACAGGGGGCAGCGCCGAGAAGAGAAGCCGGGCTCAGCGTGTGTGCGCGGGagtaggaggaggaggaggcggcggaggGGGGACACACCGAGGACTGCGCCGGCCGAGGGCGCACGGAGCAGGGAAGCGGCGGCACCGAGAAGCGGCGGCGGGTCCTTGTGCCTGGGAAGGAGGGCGCAGCCCGCAAAGGGGTTTCTACcgagttttcctttttttttcccggTCCCTCGGACTCGTCGGCAGGTCTGCGTTTGTCTCCGGATTTgaatcctcctccttctcctccttcctcgGGGAAgctcccctccccgccccctcccctcccccaccGCCTCCCTGCCCGCCCGGATCCAGCCGGGCGCCCCGTGCCGCGGTCGCGTTGCTCGGCGGAGCTGCTGCGGGCTCTCGCCGTCTCTACGCGGGCTTGGAATATGGTTGGGGAAATGGAAACCAAGGAGAAGCCGAAGCCGAGCCCTGATTACCTGATGCAGCTGATGAACGACAAGAAGCTGATGAGCAGCCTCCCCAACTTCTGCGGGATCTTCAACCACCTCGAGCGGCTGCTGGACGAAGGTAAAAGCGCTTGTCTGGCCTCCCCCTCCCCCGCTCCGCCGCCCTGCCCTATCTCCCCCTTGCCCTGGGCCTCCGCGCTGCTCCTGGGATCCCGTTCGGCCCCCCGCCCCAGCCCCGACCAGGCGGCGGGGGGAACCCGGGGCCTGTTTGCCTCTCCCCGCTGTTCTCCGCACGCTTTCGGGCCCCGGCTGAAGAGCCGAAAACAAAGGGGAAGTGCGAGCTCTCCCCGCCCTGGCTGCTGCCGTGTGGTGCCGGGGGACTCGGTGAGCAACTGCGAGGGAGACGAGGCAGCCCTGGCCGCGGAGGTCCCCCCTCTCTCTCGGGGGTTTCCCCTCCcactccttccccccccccccctttaattttttttcttcttccttccctgcaccGTCCCCGAAAACCGGGGGAAGGGTAACCGCCTCACGGAGGGGAGGGAACGAGGAGAGGAGCTCAGGAATGTGCTctgggggaaggcagggaggaggggaaggcaggCTGGCGGCGCGGcgctcccctccttccctcccgaGGCGGCGGGGAACGGGGTCCTGTGCGGCGCCCGTCGGGGGAGCGCTTCCCGGCCCGGCCGGAGGGCCCCGAGCGGCGGGtgggggcggggaggggggcaggGTTGGGAGGGTGTTTGGTTTCGAGATTTGGCTGTTCTGGAAGCTGCTTGAACTTGAATGACTAAGACGGAGGGGGCTGAGCTTTTTCTTCACCTCCAGCTCTACCCCACCCCAAACTGGCCACAAACTAATTGCAGTTTTCCTATACTGTAAGGGAAGCgaacaaatttttctttcagctgtccTTATCTTTTGAAGAAACTAACTTAGTAGATCAGACTCCTACGTGTGACTgtagtgaaggggaaaaaaaaaaagataattacgAAATTGCCTGGTCTGCCCCAGCCAAACGTTTGCTGCCGACCCTATCTCCGCACCCTGCGGAGGGGTGAGGGGGCTGCTCCTGTGGCTTGACCACCactctcttccccccccccccccttttttttaacttgagtttttacaaataaaaatgcattttggaaAGATAAGAAAAAGTATTTACTGGGAATTTCATGCATCCCACACGAACCCCCCGGTACAGTAGCAGACCCACTGTGTTAAAAACAAAGCGATACACTTGTTCTTAGTGTTTTAGGTTCGGTTTATGCTTGAGTTCATAGCTTTGCTTTTGTAGTTAAAAGCGTTTCCTTTTTTACCACCTTAAACCTAGGCTTTCTGATGAGTGAGAAAGATCTGTTTGTTTCATCGTACTTAATTATACTTTGTAGAATTTGATAAAGCcataaattatttatacagTTTCAACTTGCTGGAATTCGTAGCATGAAATACTTTCGAGATTTGGAGTTAGGGTCCTTGTTTGCAGACTTATATTCCTCCTCGCTAGAAGAAGCTTGGGAAGTTGTTGACCTCGGAAGATGAAAGAACCGGTTATATTTGGTAGAGCAACTCCCCGCCCTCTCCCAAGACTGTAAAAGTGAGATAGTGACTGTAGTACAACAAAAAATAGTATATCGAGAAAACGCTGCCTTCTGAAATAAACGatacaaaagtaaaaaaccaaacaaaccaaaattaaaCAGTGACGAATACTGAAAGATGGGCTGGATGAAGTAGTAGGATGGGacattcttttattatttttaagacttttgGTGAAGGTTGAATTTATATTGGAGCAAATACGGATGCGGAAAGTAAAACTGTTTAAAACTTACGTTCTTGGTCACCACGGCAAACAACCTCTTCAGAATAGTTACGTTTACAGTAAACATCAAGAA includes the following:
- the LOC115598059 gene encoding uncharacterized protein LOC115598059, translated to MRSRARNATRGPRYRGWGSAPVTSCNRPRGERGVTTRRSGGGGELLSPQASSPSVGRAARARVLPERFSVCLRSLRGAERAGRLLPGAKERCGRWPSLTHALASQPCSDNGSPRLSQALLGAVSQPNGPPSRRPAAAWVGFCVAVAALPPQPKPRRLAVTRPFLLTGPRRVLASVVACLAGLDGSRDGSSSIRQPEPKLTCCIHCRRRGIAARRGCFFPMGEELRGGAQGWINRSCR